The following proteins are encoded in a genomic region of Methylobacterium tardum:
- a CDS encoding LLM class flavin-dependent oxidoreductase: MSRDRQLHLGAFMRPVGIHTAWWRYPGGYPDANFNFAHLAQFARRLEAAKFDAFFMADHLAVMNMPMAALRRSATVTSFDPLTLLPALAVLTERIGLIATASTTYNEPYHIARKFASLDHISNGRAGWNLVTSGNPDEALNFGRDAHVDHATRYARAREFFDVVTGLWDSFADDAFPMDPESGLFVDPAKIHVLDHRGEFLKVKGPLNIARPVQGWPVIVQAGASEAGRQIAAETAEMVFGSGSTLEAAQAFYADVKGRMPAAGRDPDGLKILPGCFVVLGETEAEAQAKKARLDDLVHPDSGLANLSVRLGVDATGFDLDAPLPDLPETNASKSGQAQIADYARRTGATVRELARKVGGYGGLQMVATPAQVADRMEEWLETRACDGFNVMFPFVPEGLDDVADRLVPELQRRGLFRTAYSGTTLRDHLGLKRPANRFFAD; encoded by the coding sequence ATGAGCCGGGACCGTCAGCTGCATCTCGGCGCGTTCATGCGCCCGGTCGGGATCCACACGGCGTGGTGGCGCTATCCCGGCGGCTACCCGGACGCCAATTTCAACTTCGCGCATCTGGCGCAGTTCGCGCGGCGGCTCGAGGCGGCGAAATTCGACGCGTTCTTCATGGCCGACCATCTGGCGGTGATGAACATGCCGATGGCGGCGCTGCGCCGCTCGGCCACCGTGACGTCGTTCGATCCCCTGACCCTGCTGCCGGCGCTCGCCGTGCTGACCGAGCGGATCGGGCTGATCGCGACCGCCTCGACCACCTACAACGAGCCGTACCACATCGCCCGCAAGTTCGCGTCCCTCGACCACATCTCGAACGGGCGGGCCGGCTGGAATCTAGTCACATCCGGCAACCCGGATGAGGCCCTGAATTTCGGCCGCGACGCGCATGTCGATCACGCCACGCGCTACGCGCGGGCACGCGAGTTCTTCGACGTGGTGACCGGGCTGTGGGATTCCTTCGCCGACGACGCCTTCCCGATGGACCCGGAGAGCGGCCTGTTCGTGGATCCGGCGAAGATCCATGTCCTTGACCACCGGGGCGAATTCCTCAAGGTGAAGGGCCCGCTCAACATCGCCCGCCCGGTTCAAGGCTGGCCGGTGATCGTCCAGGCCGGCGCCTCGGAGGCGGGCAGGCAGATCGCGGCCGAGACCGCCGAGATGGTGTTCGGCTCCGGCTCGACCCTGGAGGCAGCCCAGGCCTTCTACGCGGACGTGAAGGGCCGGATGCCGGCGGCCGGGCGCGATCCGGACGGTCTGAAGATCCTGCCCGGCTGCTTCGTGGTTCTGGGCGAGACCGAGGCCGAGGCGCAGGCCAAGAAGGCGCGCCTCGACGATCTCGTCCATCCCGACAGCGGGCTCGCCAACCTGTCGGTGCGCCTCGGCGTCGATGCCACGGGTTTCGACCTCGACGCGCCGCTGCCCGACCTGCCCGAGACCAATGCCAGCAAGAGCGGACAGGCGCAGATCGCCGATTACGCCCGCCGCACCGGTGCGACCGTGCGGGAGCTCGCCCGCAAGGTCGGCGGCTACGGCGGTCTGCAGATGGTCGCTACTCCGGCGCAGGTCGCCGACCGCATGGAGGAGTGGCTGGAAACCCGCGCCTGCGACGGCTTCAACGTGATGTTCCCCTTCGTGCCGGAGGGGCTCGACGACGTGGCCGACCGCCTGGTGCCCGAGCTGCAGCGCCGCGGCCTGTTCCGCACCGCCTATTCGGGCACCACTCTGCGCGATCACCTCGGCCTGAAGCGGCCCGCGAACCGCTTCTTCGCCGATTGA
- a CDS encoding acyl CoA:acetate/3-ketoacid CoA transferase has product MRKNKVISADEAIALIRENDVVTTTGFVQSCIPEALHAALERRYIETGSPRGLTLIMTAGAGDSKGLGTGRLHHDGLLARVIAANFGRMPKVAKAAQDNLIRGYNLPQGVISQLYRACAAGQPGLFSKVGLKTYVDPRHGGAKVNELTTEDIVKLVEVDGEEWLFYTATKIDVAFIRATSADPSGNLSYEKEALTLDCLAQAMAARNNGGIVIAQVERIADDGYLLPKDVRVPGILADCVVVAQPEMHRMNYGVMHDAALAGEIRVPVTGIKRMALNERKIIARRAAFELPPNGVVNLGVGAPEGISSVANEEKITPYITLTTEAGAVGGVLASGSSFGAATNADCIIDQNQMFDFYDGGGLDMTCLGMAECDEAGNVNTSRFGGKLNGCGGFINISQNARTVVFAGTFTAGGLEIAVNDGQVRIVTEGKARKFVGNVQQNTFSGPYAVERSQPVLYVTERCVFQLTPEGLELIEVAPGIDIERDILAHMDFKPVVRNPVPMDPRIFREEPMELISDLLNLDLKSRVSYDGERNILFVNLEGWYCRVKGDMDELRMTIAEACRKAGQRVNAVINHDGFRLNENLVDDYAGMVQYLQANYYATTTRYATSAFLRLKMEEALNKRGVAPHVFERKEEAHAFVSSTEDKKARKRISPAVASAA; this is encoded by the coding sequence ATGAGGAAGAACAAGGTCATCTCGGCGGACGAGGCCATCGCGCTGATCCGCGAGAACGACGTCGTGACCACCACAGGGTTCGTCCAGAGCTGCATCCCGGAGGCGCTGCACGCGGCTCTGGAGAGGCGCTACATCGAGACCGGCTCGCCGCGCGGGCTAACCCTGATCATGACGGCGGGCGCCGGTGACAGCAAAGGTCTCGGCACCGGCCGGCTGCACCATGACGGCCTGCTCGCGCGGGTGATCGCGGCGAATTTCGGCCGCATGCCCAAAGTCGCCAAAGCGGCCCAGGACAACCTGATCCGCGGCTATAACCTACCCCAAGGTGTGATCTCGCAGCTCTACCGGGCCTGTGCCGCGGGCCAGCCGGGCCTGTTCTCGAAGGTCGGCCTCAAGACCTATGTCGATCCGCGTCACGGCGGCGCCAAGGTCAATGAGCTGACCACCGAGGACATCGTCAAGCTCGTGGAGGTCGATGGCGAGGAATGGCTGTTTTACACGGCCACCAAGATCGATGTGGCCTTCATCCGCGCCACCTCGGCCGATCCGTCGGGCAACCTGTCCTACGAGAAGGAGGCGCTCACCCTCGACTGCCTCGCCCAGGCCATGGCGGCCCGCAACAACGGCGGCATCGTCATCGCGCAGGTCGAGCGCATCGCCGATGACGGCTATTTGCTGCCCAAGGACGTCCGAGTACCCGGCATTCTCGCCGATTGCGTCGTCGTCGCACAGCCCGAGATGCACCGGATGAACTACGGCGTCATGCACGACGCCGCGCTCGCCGGCGAGATCCGCGTGCCGGTCACCGGGATCAAGCGCATGGCGCTCAACGAGCGCAAGATCATCGCCCGGCGCGCCGCCTTCGAGCTGCCGCCGAACGGCGTGGTCAATCTCGGCGTCGGGGCTCCGGAAGGCATCTCGTCGGTCGCCAACGAGGAGAAGATCACTCCCTACATCACGCTCACCACAGAGGCGGGCGCGGTCGGCGGCGTGCTGGCCTCCGGCTCGAGCTTCGGCGCGGCCACGAACGCCGATTGCATCATCGACCAGAACCAGATGTTCGACTTCTACGACGGCGGCGGTCTCGACATGACCTGCCTCGGCATGGCCGAGTGCGACGAGGCCGGCAACGTCAACACGTCGCGATTCGGCGGCAAGCTGAATGGCTGCGGCGGCTTCATCAACATCTCGCAGAACGCCCGAACCGTGGTGTTCGCCGGAACCTTCACGGCGGGCGGTCTGGAGATCGCGGTCAACGACGGCCAGGTCCGGATCGTGACCGAGGGCAAGGCCCGCAAGTTCGTCGGCAATGTGCAGCAGAATACCTTCTCGGGACCCTACGCGGTCGAGCGCTCCCAGCCGGTCCTCTACGTGACCGAGCGCTGCGTCTTCCAGCTCACCCCGGAGGGCCTCGAACTGATCGAAGTTGCGCCCGGCATCGACATCGAGCGCGACATCCTCGCCCACATGGATTTCAAGCCGGTGGTGCGGAACCCGGTGCCGATGGATCCGCGGATCTTCCGCGAGGAGCCGATGGAGCTGATTTCGGACCTGCTCAACCTCGATCTCAAGTCCCGCGTCAGCTACGACGGCGAGCGCAACATCCTCTTCGTCAACCTTGAAGGCTGGTACTGCCGGGTAAAGGGCGACATGGACGAGCTGCGCATGACCATCGCCGAGGCCTGCCGGAAGGCCGGCCAACGGGTCAACGCCGTGATCAACCACGACGGATTCAGACTCAACGAGAACCTGGTCGACGACTATGCCGGGATGGTTCAGTACCTGCAGGCGAACTACTACGCGACCACGACCCGCTACGCGACGAGTGCCTTCCTGCGCCTGAAGATGGAGGAGGCGCTGAACAAGCGTGGGGTCGCCCCGCATGTCTTCGAGCGGAAGGAGGAAGCGCATGCCTTCGTCAGCAGCACCGAGGACAAGAAGGCGCGCAAACGGATCTCGCCCGCCGTCGCCTCCGCTGCCTGA
- the mdcB gene encoding triphosphoribosyl-dephospho-CoA synthase MdcB: protein MPSASRVLRVSVARSSALHLHHRDLAAPVERDAVSGADWAAQVAALAHDALIGELETWPKPGLVSPVDSGSHDDMDADTLRRSAAAIRPYFAELVEAGARAAAMAQLRTIGMRAEAAMMRATSGINAHRGAIFSLGLICAAAGAIGEAPETAEACADTVRHRWGDAIAEAPASPVSHGGRAARRYGVGGASAEAAAGFPTIRSVGLPALRHGRGCAPGDAEAARVQCFFALLAVVDDTNLLHRGGAEGLAGARSAAADFMAEGGIAAPGWRDRAVAIHRAFVAARLSPGGCADLLAATLLLDALARPPGRGA from the coding sequence ATGCCATCCGCGTCCCGGGTCCTGCGGGTGAGCGTCGCGAGGAGCTCCGCCCTGCACCTGCACCACCGCGATCTCGCGGCACCGGTCGAGCGAGACGCGGTCTCCGGTGCGGATTGGGCCGCGCAGGTCGCGGCGCTGGCCCACGACGCCCTCATCGGCGAGCTGGAGACTTGGCCGAAGCCGGGACTCGTCAGCCCGGTCGATTCCGGCAGCCACGACGACATGGATGCCGACACCCTGCGCCGGAGCGCGGCGGCGATCCGGCCGTACTTCGCCGAGCTGGTCGAGGCCGGTGCGCGGGCTGCCGCCATGGCGCAGCTCCGGACGATCGGGATGCGGGCCGAAGCCGCGATGATGCGTGCCACCTCCGGCATCAATGCCCATCGCGGCGCGATCTTCTCGCTGGGCCTGATCTGCGCGGCGGCGGGCGCGATCGGCGAAGCGCCCGAAACGGCTGAAGCCTGCGCCGACACCGTGCGCCACCGCTGGGGCGACGCGATCGCCGAGGCGCCGGCCTCGCCGGTGAGCCACGGCGGACGGGCGGCGCGCCGCTACGGCGTCGGCGGGGCGAGTGCCGAGGCGGCGGCCGGGTTCCCGACGATCCGCAGCGTCGGCCTGCCGGCCCTGCGCCACGGCCGCGGCTGCGCACCCGGCGATGCCGAGGCGGCTCGGGTCCAGTGCTTCTTCGCCCTCCTGGCGGTTGTCGACGACACCAATCTGCTGCACCGCGGCGGAGCGGAAGGGCTGGCCGGCGCCCGGTCGGCGGCCGCCGATTTCATGGCCGAGGGCGGCATCGCGGCGCCCGGCTGGCGCGATCGGGCCGTCGCGATCCACCGAGCCTTCGTCGCGGCGCGCCTCAGCCCGGGCGGCTGTGCCGACCTCCTCGCCGCGACGCTGTTGCTGGACGCGCTCGCGCGACCTCCCGGGCGCGGTGCATAG
- a CDS encoding DUF3750 domain-containing protein, whose amino-acid sequence MTFFRIALLALVAFFLVPIAISATLYWLRASGDWRLADRSSAGLLPPADRHPGAVVRIFSARTVSWRGIVATHSWIVIKGRDERSYRRFDYTAWGQPIWVDRFVPDGRWFGNPPDVVFAADGPEAEAMLPRIRKAVAEYRFARPGDYVVWPGPNSNTFVAAIMAAVPEMRATLPTTAIGKDFPYDGRWIGRTPSGTGIRINLGGYAGLTLGWVEGLEVNLLGGVAGIDLRRPGIKLPALGRLGI is encoded by the coding sequence GTGACCTTCTTCCGGATCGCGCTTCTCGCGCTGGTTGCCTTCTTCCTTGTGCCGATCGCCATCTCGGCCACGCTCTACTGGTTGCGCGCGAGCGGCGACTGGCGGCTCGCCGACCGGTCGAGCGCGGGATTGTTGCCGCCGGCGGATCGGCATCCCGGCGCGGTGGTGCGCATCTTCTCCGCCCGGACCGTCAGCTGGCGCGGCATCGTCGCGACGCACAGCTGGATCGTCATCAAGGGCCGCGACGAACGCAGCTATCGCCGGTTCGACTACACCGCCTGGGGCCAGCCGATCTGGGTCGACCGGTTCGTGCCCGATGGCCGCTGGTTCGGGAACCCGCCCGACGTGGTGTTCGCCGCGGACGGTCCCGAGGCCGAGGCCATGCTGCCGCGGATCCGCAAGGCCGTGGCCGAGTACCGCTTCGCCCGCCCCGGCGACTACGTCGTCTGGCCGGGTCCGAACTCGAACACGTTCGTCGCCGCGATCATGGCGGCGGTTCCCGAGATGCGGGCCACGCTGCCGACCACGGCGATCGGCAAGGACTTCCCCTACGATGGCCGCTGGATCGGCCGGACGCCGTCGGGCACCGGCATCCGGATCAATCTCGGCGGCTATGCCGGCCTGACGCTCGGCTGGGTCGAGGGACTCGAAGTGAACCTGCTCGGGGGCGTGGCGGGGATCGATCTGCGCCGGCCGGGGATCAAGCTGCCGGCTCTTGGACGGCTCGGAATCTGA
- the mqo gene encoding malate dehydrogenase (quinone): MRADDKNQHLRNLQPQAALPLSRRQILGTAAAGLAAALPGSLALAEGVDSRVDVLLIGGGIMSATLGVWLNELEPNWSIEMVERLDQVALESSNGWNNAGTGHSALAELNYTPEKKNGQIEIAKAVEINEAFQVTRQFLAYQVKTGVMKDPRSFINATPHMSFVWGDDNIAYLRKRWEALKASPLFAGMAYSEDPEQLRKWVPLMMEGRDPKQKVAATWSPLGTDCEWGEVTRQYVAYLQKQPSFQLRLSTEVETITKNVDGSWRVTAKNLKDGSRRTVDAKFVFIGAGGGALHLLQKSGIPEGQDYAGFPVGGSFLINDNPDVATLHLAKAYGKASVGSPPMSVPHLDTRVLGGKRVILFGPFATFSTKFLKEGSYFDLLSSTTTSNIWPMMKVGVGEFPLVEYLAGQLMLSDDDRIAALREYFPKAKKEEWRLWQAGQRVQIIKRDADMGGVLKLGTEIVNAKDGSIAALLGASPGASTAAPIMLQVLEKVFARKVATPEWQAKIREIVPSYGTKLNDDPDRVAQEWADTSVQLQLPTPPQIDRTLLKPVSTGSTVLNSSATPVKEPVHDLAP; the protein is encoded by the coding sequence ATGCGTGCCGACGACAAGAACCAGCACCTGCGCAACCTGCAGCCGCAGGCAGCGCTGCCCCTGAGCCGGCGGCAGATCCTCGGCACCGCGGCGGCCGGTCTCGCGGCGGCGCTGCCGGGGTCCTTGGCCCTGGCCGAGGGCGTCGACAGCCGGGTCGACGTGCTGCTGATCGGCGGCGGCATCATGAGCGCGACGCTCGGCGTCTGGCTGAACGAGCTGGAGCCGAACTGGTCGATCGAGATGGTCGAGCGCCTGGATCAGGTGGCTCTGGAGAGCTCCAACGGCTGGAACAATGCCGGCACCGGCCACTCGGCCCTGGCCGAGCTGAACTACACGCCCGAGAAGAAGAACGGGCAGATCGAGATCGCCAAGGCAGTGGAGATCAACGAGGCCTTTCAGGTCACCCGTCAGTTCCTGGCCTATCAGGTCAAGACCGGCGTGATGAAGGACCCGCGCTCATTCATCAACGCCACGCCGCACATGAGCTTCGTCTGGGGCGACGATAACATCGCCTATCTGCGGAAGCGTTGGGAGGCCCTAAAGGCGAGCCCGCTCTTCGCCGGCATGGCGTATTCCGAGGATCCGGAGCAGCTGCGCAAGTGGGTGCCCCTGATGATGGAAGGGCGCGACCCGAAGCAGAAGGTCGCCGCCACCTGGTCGCCGCTCGGCACCGACTGCGAGTGGGGCGAAGTGACCCGCCAGTACGTGGCCTACTTGCAGAAGCAGCCGAGCTTCCAGCTCCGGCTCTCGACCGAGGTCGAGACCATCACCAAGAACGTCGACGGCTCGTGGCGCGTGACCGCCAAGAACCTCAAGGACGGCAGCCGCCGGACGGTCGACGCCAAGTTCGTGTTCATCGGTGCCGGCGGCGGCGCCCTGCACCTGCTGCAGAAATCCGGCATCCCGGAAGGCCAGGATTATGCCGGCTTCCCCGTGGGCGGCTCGTTCCTGATCAACGACAATCCCGACGTCGCCACGCTCCACCTCGCCAAGGCCTACGGCAAGGCGTCGGTCGGCTCGCCGCCCATGTCGGTGCCGCATCTCGACACACGAGTCCTCGGCGGCAAGCGCGTGATCCTGTTCGGGCCCTTCGCGACCTTCTCGACCAAGTTCCTGAAGGAGGGCTCCTACTTCGACCTCCTCAGCTCGACCACGACCAGCAACATCTGGCCGATGATGAAGGTCGGCGTCGGCGAATTCCCGCTGGTCGAGTACCTCGCCGGGCAGCTGATGTTGTCGGATGACGACCGGATCGCGGCGCTGCGCGAATACTTCCCGAAGGCCAAGAAGGAGGAATGGCGCCTCTGGCAGGCGGGTCAGCGCGTGCAGATCATCAAGCGCGACGCGGACATGGGCGGCGTGCTGAAGCTCGGGACCGAGATCGTCAACGCCAAGGACGGTAGCATCGCGGCGCTGCTCGGAGCCTCCCCCGGCGCGTCCACGGCGGCGCCGATCATGTTGCAGGTGCTGGAGAAGGTCTTCGCCCGGAAGGTCGCCACGCCAGAATGGCAGGCTAAGATCCGCGAGATCGTCCCAAGCTACGGCACCAAGCTCAACGACGATCCCGACCGCGTCGCGCAGGAATGGGCCGACACGAGCGTGCAGCTCCAGCTCCCGACACCCCCGCAGATTGACCGGACACTGCTGAAGCCGGTCTCGACCGGCAGCACCGTGCTGAACAGCAGTGCCACGCCGGTCAAGGAGCCTGTCCACGACCTCGCACCGTGA
- a CDS encoding lipocalin-like domain-containing protein: protein MRISRSVARAFQVSFLLTLALGGPAALGAPDQTDRPSPQAGPSLAEQIVGTWELVSYRVEDKETGKIVDAMGSAPRGRVIFTRDGWVAFNLEGSDRKPAASEADRAALMKTLVAYIGRYRIEGDQWVTAVQTAWAPEWVGTEQRRSITIDGAYADVVTPWRAMPNWDEGRLSRSIIRFKRAP from the coding sequence ATGCGCATCTCGAGATCTGTCGCCAGGGCCTTTCAGGTCTCGTTCCTCCTGACCCTTGCGCTGGGCGGTCCCGCGGCGCTGGGTGCGCCCGATCAGACCGACCGGCCGTCGCCCCAGGCCGGCCCTTCCCTTGCCGAGCAGATCGTCGGGACGTGGGAGCTCGTCTCCTACCGGGTCGAGGACAAGGAGACGGGCAAGATCGTCGACGCGATGGGCAGCGCACCGCGCGGGCGCGTCATCTTCACCCGTGACGGCTGGGTCGCGTTCAATCTCGAAGGCAGCGACCGCAAGCCGGCAGCCTCGGAGGCCGATCGCGCGGCGCTGATGAAGACCCTGGTCGCCTATATCGGCCGCTACCGAATCGAAGGCGATCAGTGGGTTACCGCTGTGCAGACCGCCTGGGCGCCGGAATGGGTCGGCACCGAGCAGAGACGGTCGATCACGATCGACGGGGCCTATGCCGACGTCGTCACGCCCTGGCGGGCGATGCCGAACTGGGATGAGGGCCGCCTCTCGCGCAGCATTATCCGGTTCAAGCGCGCCCCGTAG